One part of the Arachidicoccus terrestris genome encodes these proteins:
- the kdsA gene encoding 3-deoxy-8-phosphooctulonate synthase yields the protein MFNNQFMQTLLKGQQYNPDNFFLIAGPCVVESEALLDEVAGKVSAICKRLEIPYVFKSSYRKANRTSAGSFTGIGDTEALTLLKGVSDKYGLPTVSDIHTAPEAAMAAAYVDMLQIPAFLCRQTDLLIAAAETGKVVNVKKGQFLSGASMKFAVEKIKGAGNDQVLLTERGTTFGYQDLVVDYRNIPVMRETGVPVVMDCTHSLQQPNQTSGVTGGNPRMIETIAKAAIATGADGLFIETHPNPSVAKSDGANMLQLDLLEALLEKLVRIRKAVV from the coding sequence ATGTTCAATAACCAATTTATGCAGACACTGTTAAAAGGTCAGCAGTATAACCCCGATAATTTCTTTCTGATTGCCGGCCCTTGTGTGGTAGAAAGCGAGGCCTTGCTGGATGAGGTGGCCGGTAAAGTGTCAGCTATTTGCAAAAGGCTTGAGATTCCCTATGTATTTAAGTCCAGCTATAGAAAGGCGAACAGGACCAGCGCCGGCTCTTTTACCGGAATAGGAGATACAGAAGCTCTGACACTTTTGAAAGGCGTGTCTGATAAATATGGCTTACCAACGGTTTCTGATATCCATACCGCTCCGGAAGCCGCCATGGCGGCCGCATATGTCGATATGCTGCAGATCCCTGCCTTTCTTTGCCGTCAGACAGATCTGCTGATCGCCGCAGCCGAAACGGGTAAAGTCGTCAATGTCAAAAAAGGACAGTTTCTCAGCGGCGCTTCCATGAAATTTGCGGTCGAGAAAATTAAGGGAGCCGGTAATGATCAGGTCCTGCTCACAGAAAGGGGAACGACCTTTGGTTATCAGGATCTGGTCGTAGACTATCGTAATATTCCGGTGATGCGGGAAACAGGCGTTCCGGTTGTGATGGATTGCACGCATAGTCTGCAGCAGCCCAACCAGACAAGCGGTGTCACCGGCGGAAATCCCCGAATGATTGAAACGATCGCGAAAGCGGCCATCGCCACCGGGGCGGATGGTCTGTTTATTGAAACCCACCCGAACCCTTCCGTAGCGAAAAGTGACGGCGCCAATATGCTGCAGCTGGATTTATTGGAGGCCCTATTAGAAAAATTGGTAAGGATACGCAAAGCGGTTGTATAG
- a CDS encoding NAD-dependent epimerase/dehydratase family protein produces the protein MGTDTEKILVIGAGGQIGGELTLALRKRFGAEQVLASDLREESPLIKGTGPFTTLDALNKEAMLRIVQEHGITQIYHLAAVLSAVGEKQPLMAWNINMTALLNVLEIAKEEKLKRIFWPSSIAIFGPSSPKNNCPQQTIVEPTTVYGISKYAGESWCNYYFEKYGVDVRSIRYPGIISYKAAPGGGTTDYAIDIFHSALKTGTYQCFLKKDTFLPMMYMEDAIRATLELMEAPSENINTHRSYNLGAISFSPEQIAAEIKKHIADFRIEYQPDFRQAIADSWPASIDDSEARNDWNWQPAFDLAKMTEDMLKNIKP, from the coding sequence ATGGGTACGGATACCGAAAAGATACTGGTTATTGGAGCGGGGGGACAGATTGGAGGAGAGCTGACGTTAGCATTGAGAAAAAGATTCGGGGCGGAACAGGTACTGGCCTCAGATTTAAGAGAAGAAAGCCCGCTGATTAAAGGAACCGGTCCATTTACCACCCTGGACGCACTCAATAAAGAGGCCATGCTTCGCATTGTACAAGAGCATGGTATTACACAGATCTATCATTTGGCTGCTGTCTTGTCCGCAGTAGGGGAAAAACAGCCCCTGATGGCCTGGAATATTAATATGACCGCACTTTTAAATGTGCTGGAGATTGCAAAAGAGGAAAAGCTAAAAAGAATATTCTGGCCCAGTAGTATTGCTATATTCGGGCCCAGTTCCCCCAAAAACAACTGCCCTCAGCAAACCATCGTAGAGCCCACCACCGTATATGGTATCAGTAAATATGCAGGAGAGTCCTGGTGCAATTATTATTTTGAAAAATACGGCGTGGATGTCCGCAGTATCCGCTATCCGGGTATTATCAGCTATAAGGCTGCCCCGGGGGGCGGTACAACAGATTATGCGATTGATATTTTCCATAGCGCCTTAAAAACAGGCACCTATCAATGTTTTTTAAAGAAGGATACCTTCCTGCCCATGATGTATATGGAAGATGCAATCAGGGCCACCCTGGAGCTCATGGAAGCCCCTTCTGAAAACATCAACACCCACCGGTCCTACAATCTGGGAGCCATTAGTTTCTCCCCTGAACAAATCGCAGCAGAAATCAAAAAACATATTGCTGATTTCCGTATTGAGTACCAGCCCGATTTCCGTCAGGCGATTGCTGACAGCTGGCCGGCTTCTATCGATGACAGCGAAGCCAGAAATGACTGGAACTGGCAGCCGGCCTTTGACCTGGCTAAAATGACGGAGGATATGCTGAAAAATATCAAGCCTTGA
- a CDS encoding DUF6157 family protein → MGSILKTTERLYTTNYKNAFIQVAEDCGLTKAVIPALKVKKGVVEPVQTQGRIQYELLEAAPYKYSSDDVLFAVYAEQQKIAGKISAQQRREFFSKPKACFRASPLCKKFGWGAHFNEEGKMAIYAVETERYRQLMADPAIEQFKAMRSVRKR, encoded by the coding sequence ATGGGATCTATTTTGAAAACAACAGAAAGGTTATACACAACCAATTACAAGAATGCCTTTATTCAGGTAGCAGAGGACTGTGGCCTTACGAAGGCTGTTATACCTGCTCTCAAGGTGAAAAAGGGAGTGGTTGAGCCGGTACAGACACAGGGCAGGATACAGTATGAGCTTCTGGAAGCTGCGCCTTATAAATATAGTTCAGATGATGTTTTGTTTGCCGTATATGCTGAACAGCAAAAGATCGCCGGGAAGATATCTGCTCAGCAGCGACGCGAATTTTTTAGTAAACCTAAAGCCTGTTTCAGGGCTTCACCGCTCTGTAAGAAATTCGGATGGGGAGCCCACTTCAATGAAGAAGGTAAGATGGCGATCTACGCCGTGGAGACGGAAAGGTACAGGCAATTAATGGCCGACCCAGCTATTGAACAGTTTAAAGCCATGCGGAGCGTCCGAAAGCGATGA
- the purH gene encoding bifunctional phosphoribosylaminoimidazolecarboxamide formyltransferase/IMP cyclohydrolase, protein MQKKIQSALISVFYKDGLAPLVKQLQAQNVTIYSTGGTQKFIEEQGISCIPVENLTSYPSILGGRVKTLHPCVFGGILGRRDNEQDMQEMKEYKIPEIDLVIVDLYPFEETLKQTDEEKKIIEKIDIGGPSMIRAAAKNHKDLVVISDKEDYAGLVELLQNQDGATTLEQRRSYAAKAFEVAMNYDIAISNYFNGTILQPLKNRQVMRYGENPHQQGSFFGDLDEVFVQLNGKALSYNNLVDVDGAVQLALEFKEEKEAVFAIFKHTNVCGIAIRPTLKEAWDAALAGDPESAFGGVIITNKTVDKATADAISEIFFEVLIAPAFDQEALLVLKSKKNRILLQIKEDAPLAKTSFKSILNGTLVQDIDQGNYEKWEEVGGRASTGDEKENLRFANLVCKHLKSNAIALIKNKQLIGKGCGQTSRVDALRHSIEKARQFDFDLHGAVMASDAFFPFDDCVKMAHGEGIEAIIQPGGSIRDKDSIAYCQQHNLAMVMTGQRHFKH, encoded by the coding sequence ATGCAAAAAAAAATTCAGTCCGCACTGATCTCTGTCTTTTATAAAGATGGACTGGCGCCACTTGTAAAGCAGCTTCAGGCACAAAATGTTACTATTTATTCCACAGGGGGGACCCAGAAATTTATCGAAGAGCAAGGCATCAGCTGTATACCGGTAGAAAACCTGACAAGCTATCCTTCTATTCTGGGGGGCCGGGTTAAGACCTTGCATCCCTGTGTCTTTGGCGGTATTCTGGGCAGGAGGGATAATGAGCAGGATATGCAGGAAATGAAAGAATATAAGATCCCGGAGATCGATCTGGTCATCGTAGACCTGTATCCTTTTGAAGAGACATTGAAGCAGACTGACGAGGAAAAGAAAATTATTGAGAAAATCGATATAGGCGGTCCGTCAATGATCCGCGCCGCTGCCAAGAACCATAAAGATCTGGTCGTGATTTCCGATAAGGAGGATTATGCCGGCCTGGTAGAACTGTTGCAGAATCAGGATGGAGCGACAACACTGGAACAAAGACGCAGTTATGCTGCCAAGGCTTTTGAAGTAGCCATGAATTATGATATTGCAATCAGCAACTATTTTAATGGCACAATATTGCAGCCACTGAAAAATAGGCAGGTGATGCGTTACGGGGAGAACCCCCATCAACAAGGGAGCTTTTTTGGCGACCTGGACGAAGTCTTTGTACAGTTAAATGGTAAAGCACTTTCTTATAACAATCTGGTGGATGTGGACGGTGCTGTTCAGTTGGCCCTGGAATTTAAGGAAGAAAAAGAAGCTGTATTTGCGATCTTTAAGCATACCAATGTTTGCGGTATCGCCATCCGCCCGACACTGAAAGAAGCCTGGGATGCGGCGCTGGCCGGTGATCCGGAGAGTGCTTTTGGTGGCGTCATTATTACCAATAAAACGGTAGATAAAGCAACAGCTGATGCTATTAGTGAGATATTCTTTGAAGTCTTGATTGCACCGGCATTTGACCAGGAAGCGCTTCTGGTATTAAAATCTAAGAAGAACAGAATTCTCTTACAGATTAAAGAAGACGCGCCACTCGCTAAAACGTCCTTTAAATCTATCCTGAACGGTACGCTGGTACAGGATATCGATCAGGGAAATTATGAAAAATGGGAAGAAGTAGGGGGCAGAGCCTCCACCGGGGATGAAAAGGAAAATCTGCGTTTTGCCAATCTGGTGTGTAAACATCTTAAAAGCAACGCCATTGCGCTGATTAAAAATAAGCAACTGATCGGAAAGGGTTGTGGTCAGACCAGTCGGGTAGATGCGTTACGGCACAGCATCGAGAAAGCCCGACAATTTGATTTCGATCTCCATGGCGCTGTTATGGCATCCGATGCGTTTTTCCCATTTGATGACTGTGTAAAAATGGCGCATGGTGAAGGTATCGAAGCGATTATTCAGCCGGGCGGTTCTATCCGGGATAAGGACAGTATCGCGTATTGCCAGCAGCATAACCTGGCGATGGTCATGACGGGTCAGCGGCACTTTAAGCACTAG
- the rpsG gene encoding 30S ribosomal protein S7, which produces MRKSQAKKLPLAPDARFNDKMVTRFVNNLMWSGKKSTAIKIFYDAVDKVSKTTNEDGYEIWKKALANVTPSVEVRSRRIGGSTFQIPIEVRPDRKISLSIKWLIRYSRERNGKTMADKLANEIISASKGEGAAFKKKEDTHRMADANKAFSHFRI; this is translated from the coding sequence ATGAGAAAATCACAAGCCAAAAAGCTCCCCTTAGCGCCAGACGCACGTTTTAATGACAAAATGGTTACCCGTTTTGTAAATAATTTAATGTGGAGCGGTAAAAAGAGTACGGCTATCAAAATATTTTACGACGCTGTAGATAAAGTTTCCAAAACCACTAATGAAGATGGTTATGAAATTTGGAAAAAAGCTTTAGCGAACGTTACGCCTTCTGTAGAGGTGCGCAGCCGCAGAATCGGTGGTTCTACTTTCCAGATTCCTATTGAAGTACGCCCTGATCGTAAAATTTCTTTGAGCATTAAATGGTTAATCCGTTACAGCCGCGAAAGAAATGGTAAGACCATGGCGGATAAACTGGCTAACGAAATCATTTCAGCCAGCAAAGGTGAAGGTGCCGCTTTCAAAAAGAAAGAAGATACACACCGTATGGCTGATGCGAACAAAGCCTTCTCTCACTTCAGAATCTAA